The DNA sequence ATAAATCAATAAGGCAAGTATATCAGGAATATGCTAAGCAAAGCCTGAGCAAACAACGGCGGATCAATATTAGAGTGACTGAAAGGGACTTGAATAAAATTAAAGTTAAGGCATTACAAGAAGGGTTGCCTTATCAATCTCTCATTTCTATGCTCATTCACAAGTTTAACGAAGGAGAGCTTTCATTAGGTAAAAAGAGACATACCTAACAAGCTTATTAAACCTTCATCCGCTGACTACTGCTCACTATTTTCATTTCCATTTGTGAGCCGGAGGCTCATGAGGGTCATCCGAAAATAACCCCATCCCCACCCTAACCCTCCCCTTGAAGGGGAGGGAATAAACTTAGCACCCTCTCCCTCAGGGAGAAGGTGCGGGTGAGGGGGCATCATTTTCATCATCATAAATTCACGTCATAAATTCTTCTTGACAGCCCAATTATATTTTTGTTAATATCCTGCCATAAGTTGAACTACCGTCCTGAAGCAAGATATTTAAGAGTTATCCAGTAAACTGATATTGCGTGAGGTGTTGAGATGATTTCCTCTCCTATAGTTCCCTCGAGTAACAGCATCTGGCCTGCAAATTGCAGTCAGTCAGTCAGTCAGTCAGTCAGTCAGTCAGTCAGTCAGTCAGTCAGTCAGTCAGTAAAAACTTTACCCTAAGTACCCTTATCTTTAACAGCCTCGTAGAAAATCTGGTTAGAATTCGTGCCCCTTGACCCGGATGTTCCACTATATAATAAGGGATTGTTCCTGATTTAACTCATAAATATATAAACTTGATTTTGCAAGAGCTTCAAGGGAGGCAGCTATGATAAAAAGACATCTGTTATTATTAACCATCTTTATGATGGCATTTATTGGAAGCATCTCTCCAGTTTTTGGGGAGGAATATC is a window from the Nitrospirota bacterium genome containing:
- a CDS encoding antitoxin; its protein translation is MNKLKYLDDEEKYLMKSLEKGEWISDFNKSIRQVYQEYAKQSLSKQRRINIRVTERDLNKIKVKALQEGLPYQSLISMLIHKFNEGELSLGKKRHT